A genomic window from Deltaproteobacteria bacterium includes:
- a CDS encoding integration host factor subunit alpha, with product MTLTKADITESIYHQCGYSKGKSIRLVETLLEIIKRTLESGEEVLISGFGKFSVKYKKERRGRNPATGEDLTLGARKVVTFRCSPVLRAKMNGQR from the coding sequence ATGACTCTCACCAAGGCCGATATCACCGAGAGTATTTATCATCAGTGCGGGTATTCCAAGGGAAAATCGATCCGCCTGGTGGAAACCCTCCTGGAGATCATCAAACGGACCTTGGAATCCGGTGAAGAGGTTCTTATCAGCGGATTCGGCAAATTTTCAGTGAAGTACAAGAAGGAGAGAAGGGGGCGGAATCCGGCTACGGGAGAGGATTTGACACTGGGTGCCAGGAAGGTTGTCACCTTTCGATGCTCCCCCGTGCTCCGGGCGAAGATGAACGGCCAAAGGTGA
- the nadA gene encoding quinolinate synthase NadA: MPEEIIQRILDLKKERRAIILAHNYQRGEVQDIADYVGDSLELSRKASQTDADVIVFCGVHFMAETAKILSPEKVVLLPDREAGCPMADMITEEQLIREKSGIPGCRVVCYVNSSAAVKAEAHVCCTSANAVRVVQSLRREGTVLFIPDQYLGQYVMEQSGRQLKLWPGYCPTHMKITARDIDAQKKRHPGAKVLVHPECRPDVIQAADEVLSTGGMIRYARDYKGESLIIGTETGILHRLKKENPRIRFIPVSDKCVCPNMKKTTLEKVLFSLQEMGPTIEVPEDIRIRALEAVENMLAI; the protein is encoded by the coding sequence ATGCCAGAAGAAATCATTCAGCGGATTCTTGATCTGAAAAAAGAGCGGCGTGCGATCATCCTTGCCCATAATTACCAGCGTGGTGAAGTTCAAGACATCGCCGATTACGTGGGAGATTCCCTTGAATTGAGCCGAAAAGCCAGTCAAACCGACGCCGATGTGATCGTATTTTGCGGGGTGCATTTTATGGCTGAAACCGCCAAGATCCTTTCCCCTGAAAAGGTTGTCCTTCTCCCGGACAGGGAAGCAGGGTGCCCCATGGCCGATATGATCACCGAGGAACAACTCATCCGGGAAAAAAGCGGAATCCCCGGGTGCAGGGTCGTATGCTACGTCAACTCCAGTGCTGCCGTAAAGGCCGAGGCCCATGTCTGCTGCACCTCAGCCAATGCGGTCCGGGTCGTTCAATCCCTCCGGCGGGAAGGGACCGTGCTGTTCATCCCAGACCAGTACCTCGGCCAGTATGTCATGGAGCAATCGGGCCGCCAGCTCAAACTCTGGCCCGGGTACTGTCCGACCCACATGAAGATTACGGCACGAGACATAGACGCGCAAAAAAAAAGACACCCTGGAGCCAAGGTGCTGGTCCATCCCGAGTGCCGCCCGGATGTGATCCAAGCCGCCGACGAGGTATTGAGCACCGGCGGCATGATTCGTTACGCCCGCGATTACAAGGGGGAATCCTTGATCATCGGGACGGAAACGGGGATCCTCCACAGGTTGAAGAAGGAAAATCCACGTATCCGTTTCATTCCCGTATCGGACAAGTGCGTATGTCCCAACATGAAAAAAACGACCCTCGAAAAGGTCCTTTTCTCGCTCCAGGAGATGGGGCCCACCATCGAAGTACCTGAGGATATCCGAATCCGGGCCCTGGAAGCCGTGGAGAACATGCTGGCCATTTGA
- a CDS encoding MoxR family ATPase: MNSENHVTTKQFSGASKYVLDEELAKIVNISMALEMPLLLKGEPGTGKTMLAHAIAEALNMPLIVLNVKSSMKLIDALYQYDTLTRLNDSRFGDSSRDVSNIEDYIKMGKIGQAFVSEERVVLLIDEIDKADTDFQDDMLDVLDQMEFDIIEIDKTIKAKHRPVIIITSNAKKDLSDPFLGRCNFHHIAFPDPDMMRQIIEVHFPDISRDLLENAIKTFYRLRDIRGIEKKPATRELINWIRALRADPDFRVKDLVKGEVPYLGVLFKKSPDYMVAQNSAARFRL, encoded by the coding sequence ATGAATTCCGAGAATCACGTTACCACCAAGCAATTCAGCGGAGCGTCAAAATATGTTCTGGACGAAGAATTGGCCAAGATCGTCAATATTTCCATGGCGCTGGAGATGCCCCTCCTCCTCAAGGGAGAGCCGGGGACCGGGAAAACAATGTTGGCCCATGCCATTGCAGAGGCCCTTAATATGCCCCTTATCGTGCTGAACGTAAAATCGAGCATGAAGCTTATCGACGCCCTTTACCAATACGACACCCTGACTCGATTGAACGACAGCCGTTTCGGTGATTCCTCCCGTGATGTCAGCAATATTGAAGACTATATCAAGATGGGAAAGATCGGGCAGGCCTTTGTTTCGGAGGAGCGTGTCGTCCTGCTGATCGATGAAATCGACAAGGCGGATACGGATTTCCAAGATGACATGCTGGATGTGCTTGATCAGATGGAGTTTGATATCATCGAGATCGACAAGACCATTAAGGCCAAGCATAGGCCCGTAATCATCATAACCTCCAATGCAAAAAAGGATTTATCGGATCCCTTCCTGGGGCGGTGTAATTTTCATCACATCGCCTTCCCCGATCCCGACATGATGCGGCAGATCATCGAGGTCCATTTTCCTGACATATCGAGAGATCTTCTGGAGAACGCTATCAAGACTTTTTACCGGTTGAGGGATATCCGGGGCATCGAGAAAAAGCCGGCCACACGGGAATTAATCAACTGGATCCGGGCCTTGCGGGCTGATCCTGATTTCCGGGTCAAGGACCTGGTCAAGGGAGAAGTGCCCTATCTGGGGGTTCTTTTCAAAAAAAGCCCTGATTACATGGTCGCCCAGAACAGCGCAGCGCGTTTCAGGCTGTAG
- a CDS encoding 4Fe-4S dicluster domain-containing protein yields MIRTKVVLQFPPSKVEEPIIYHLITDYGLVVNILRAAIDPGKQGRMVVELRGEEESISRAFEYLKGLDVGVDPLASEIKIQEDRCMDCSACVPICPTGALEVDRQTWKVSYDAAKCVVCLSCLEICPYRAIEMGFK; encoded by the coding sequence ATGATACGGACCAAAGTAGTACTTCAGTTTCCCCCCAGTAAGGTGGAAGAGCCCATCATCTATCATCTCATCACGGACTATGGGCTGGTCGTGAACATCCTCCGGGCCGCCATTGATCCCGGGAAACAGGGGAGAATGGTTGTGGAACTGAGGGGGGAGGAGGAATCCATATCCCGTGCTTTTGAGTACCTGAAAGGGCTGGACGTGGGTGTTGACCCCTTGGCCAGCGAGATCAAGATCCAGGAAGACCGCTGTATGGATTGTTCAGCCTGTGTGCCGATCTGTCCCACCGGGGCCCTGGAAGTCGACCGGCAAACTTGGAAGGTTTCTTACGACGCCGCCAAATGCGTCGTCTGCCTATCCTGCCTTGAGATCTGTCCCTATAGGGCGATAGAGATGGGCTTCAAGTAA
- a CDS encoding winged helix-turn-helix transcriptional regulator translates to MDLEKKVLDAMKKAGRPLRSGDLAKMVGVESKEVSKIINELKKKGKIASPKRCYYEPA, encoded by the coding sequence ATGGATTTGGAAAAAAAGGTGCTCGATGCCATGAAGAAGGCGGGTAGGCCTCTTCGGTCTGGTGACCTGGCCAAAATGGTGGGGGTCGAGAGCAAGGAGGTCTCGAAGATCATCAATGAACTCAAGAAAAAGGGCAAGATCGCTTCGCCCAAAAGATGTTACTATGAACCCGCGTGA
- a CDS encoding queuosine precursor transporter translates to MNPREAKSSIAVYSPWFVIISAVFVTCLITANIAAVKLVNLFGFILPAAILVFPLSYITGDVLTEVYGYRQARRVIWLGFLCNFLAVGALWLGQILPPASFWDGQAAYERILGYTPRLLFASFLAYLAGEFANSYVLAKMKIATRGRWLWTRTIGSTLVGEGLDSLLFITLAFAGTIPSGTLMRAIITQWLAKSIYEALITPLTYAVIRFLKRSEGIDVYDHDTKFNPLLITE, encoded by the coding sequence ATGAACCCGCGTGAGGCAAAATCCAGCATTGCCGTGTATTCTCCCTGGTTCGTTATTATTTCGGCGGTTTTCGTCACCTGCCTTATAACGGCCAATATCGCCGCGGTAAAGTTGGTCAACCTTTTCGGATTCATACTCCCCGCGGCAATCCTCGTTTTCCCTCTCAGTTACATCACGGGAGATGTGTTGACGGAGGTTTACGGATACCGTCAGGCCCGCCGGGTCATTTGGCTCGGGTTTTTGTGTAATTTTCTGGCTGTTGGGGCACTCTGGCTTGGGCAGATCCTTCCCCCGGCATCCTTCTGGGACGGGCAGGCCGCTTATGAGCGTATCCTGGGATATACCCCTCGTCTCTTGTTTGCTTCTTTTTTGGCCTATCTTGCCGGGGAATTTGCAAATTCCTACGTCCTGGCAAAGATGAAAATAGCAACGAGGGGGCGCTGGCTCTGGACGCGCACCATAGGATCCACCCTGGTGGGCGAAGGATTGGATTCCCTCCTATTCATCACCCTGGCCTTCGCCGGAACCATCCCATCAGGAACATTGATGCGGGCCATCATCACCCAGTGGCTCGCGAAATCGATTTACGAAGCATTGATTACTCCGCTTACCTATGCCGTGATTCGTTTTTTGAAAAGGAGTGAAGGGATCGACGTCTATGACCATGACACGAAATTCAATCCTCTTCTCATCACGGAGTAG
- a CDS encoding FeoB-associated Cys-rich membrane protein: MDDVIVYLIIFLAAGLLALNYFRRSKNKDDCGCGCSTCDSVKDCREKPQA; the protein is encoded by the coding sequence ATGGATGATGTAATTGTCTATTTGATCATTTTCCTGGCCGCTGGTCTTTTGGCGCTGAATTATTTCAGGCGGTCGAAGAACAAGGATGATTGTGGATGTGGCTGCTCCACGTGTGATTCCGTCAAGGATTGCCGGGAGAAGCCCCAGGCTTGA
- a CDS encoding homocysteine biosynthesis protein, whose protein sequence is MAKTIEEINEKIRSGSAVVLTAEEIIEVVRRKGIKKAAREVDVVTTGTFSPMCSSGAFFNIKQGKVKMKLGGGWATLNGVPAYCGLAAADIYIGATALASSDSKNEPHPGKFWYGGAHVIQDLVAGKKVRLSAQGYGTDCYPAKRREEEIGFEEMNEAVLFNPRNCYQNYNVAVNLSSKPIYTYMGLLKPRLGNANYCSAGQLSPLLNDPFYRTIGVGTRIFLGGAEGYVAWHGTQHNPSLPRLENGTPRRPSGTLALIGDLKKMSPQWLKAVSFTGYGVSLSVGVGVPIPILDEEMMRFVSVSDGDIKAPVVDYSRYYPTGEGVDVLGEVSYEELRSGAIEINGTRVPTGCFSSYSKAREIAIRLKDLIKQGEFILTQAVSPLPGAPAGKEGRK, encoded by the coding sequence ATGGCGAAAACCATCGAGGAAATAAACGAAAAGATACGTTCTGGATCAGCGGTCGTTTTGACTGCAGAAGAAATCATAGAGGTTGTCCGGAGGAAGGGAATCAAGAAGGCGGCCAGGGAGGTGGATGTGGTCACCACCGGAACCTTCAGCCCTATGTGTTCGTCAGGGGCTTTTTTCAACATCAAACAAGGCAAGGTGAAGATGAAACTGGGAGGAGGTTGGGCCACCCTGAACGGTGTTCCTGCCTATTGCGGCCTGGCCGCGGCGGACATCTACATTGGGGCGACTGCATTGGCTTCGAGCGATTCCAAGAACGAGCCGCATCCGGGAAAGTTCTGGTACGGTGGTGCCCATGTAATCCAGGATCTGGTAGCAGGGAAAAAGGTGCGTTTGTCCGCCCAAGGATATGGAACCGACTGTTATCCCGCCAAGCGTCGGGAGGAGGAAATCGGCTTCGAAGAAATGAACGAGGCGGTCTTGTTCAACCCGAGAAATTGTTATCAGAATTACAATGTGGCGGTGAATCTTTCCTCCAAGCCTATTTATACTTACATGGGTCTGTTGAAACCCAGGCTTGGAAACGCGAATTACTGCAGTGCGGGACAACTCTCCCCTCTGCTGAATGACCCGTTTTACCGGACTATTGGTGTCGGTACCCGTATTTTCCTTGGAGGTGCCGAGGGCTATGTGGCGTGGCACGGAACCCAGCATAATCCCTCGTTGCCTCGCCTTGAAAACGGTACACCCCGGCGGCCGAGCGGAACCCTTGCCCTCATCGGAGATTTGAAAAAAATGAGCCCGCAATGGCTCAAGGCCGTATCTTTTACGGGTTATGGGGTGAGCTTGAGCGTGGGGGTGGGCGTTCCCATCCCGATCCTGGATGAGGAGATGATGCGGTTTGTATCGGTGTCCGACGGGGATATCAAGGCTCCCGTGGTGGATTACAGCCGCTATTACCCCACAGGAGAGGGAGTGGATGTCCTTGGAGAGGTTTCATATGAAGAGTTGAGAAGCGGGGCGATAGAGATTAACGGGACCCGCGTTCCCACGGGGTGTTTTTCGAGCTATTCCAAGGCCAGAGAGATCGCAATCCGCCTCAAGGATTTGATCAAGCAGGGAGAATTTATCCTTACACAGGCCGTCTCCCCACTGCCCGGGGCACCTGCCGGAAAGGAGGGGAGAAAATGA
- a CDS encoding transcriptional regulator, with protein MERVEFCAIRRKLGKTQSQLAQLLGTSLKAVQSFEQGWRNVPVHIERQMFFLLAMKNSANTQPAPCWEVEKCPAATRERCPAWEFRCGNLCWFINGTICHGETRGDWSKKMEACRTCRVFGSVIKGLEG; from the coding sequence ATGGAGAGGGTGGAATTTTGTGCGATCCGCCGGAAACTCGGGAAGACCCAAAGCCAGTTGGCACAATTATTGGGAACTTCCCTCAAGGCCGTCCAGAGCTTCGAGCAAGGCTGGCGAAACGTACCTGTCCATATTGAGCGGCAAATGTTCTTTCTCCTTGCCATGAAAAATTCCGCAAACACCCAACCGGCACCCTGCTGGGAAGTTGAAAAGTGCCCGGCTGCCACCAGGGAACGGTGTCCGGCCTGGGAGTTTCGGTGCGGGAACCTATGCTGGTTCATCAACGGAACGATCTGCCATGGGGAGACCCGGGGAGACTGGTCAAAAAAAATGGAGGCCTGCCGGACCTGCCGGGTATTCGGGTCCGTCATCAAAGGGTTGGAGGGATGA